The Alosa alosa isolate M-15738 ecotype Scorff River unplaced genomic scaffold, AALO_Geno_1.1 AALO_1.0_unplaced_281, whole genome shotgun sequence genome segment GTGAAATACTTTTGTTTTCAGCAACGGACGGTTTTCTTAGTTCTGTACAGTTTTAGAGAAAAATTGGAAACATTATGTACATGTCACTACCCCTACTCTGCCTATGTGAAGTGTTGGTGTGTCTCACCTCTGTACAGTGGGCAGAGTGGTTTAAGGTCCATGGTGGTCTGGCTCCAGCTAACAGGGTTGCTATGGTTACAGGAGACAGCGTTGTggttgagagagatggagagggatgtgaCTCCTTCCTCCTGAGAGCAGAAGGTGCCGTTACAGCTGGAGATCAGAGACACGTTGAGTCCTGTGCAGTTTAGAGTCACACTACAGGAGTCACTGCTGGACCAGTTAGACACCACAGTCAGAGTGGGGGCTGCTGCAGGctctgttaaacacacacacacacacacacacacacaccacagtcagAGTGGGGGCTGCTGCATGctctgttaaacacacacacacacacacacacacacacacacacacacacactcactggtaAGAGAGGATAGACATGATACACATGatcttttgttgattttgtctTTTGAGATTACTTGCCTAAAATTAGAGTAATTTAATGTTGAGGTGGGAAAGTAAACATGATCACATGGGAAATGTCATATTAGTTCGCTGAACTGTAACATATAATTAGGACAAATTCAATACATGTGTTGTGGTTAATAAACATATTTCAGACCAGAGAGAATAGTATTTAGCAGGTTttgaagcaaatttattttcattttatttgattaacatatacagtgggcagtgcttcgacttggtcagcttccctcgcggtccgcatGCGGGATCAcacggtatcacgcgactttaatttgtatttttccagtgacgctgcaacgacgctgcaacaacccaaacaaccggcagatgtctcaagtgagcaggggtGTGTCgtgaaaaaagaaatggagcctggaaaaccctacacagacttcactacagactttagcagactggtttagaaataattttatagccagaaatatgcctgccctgccctaataaagaaatatgtggttaactgcgagtgaatcccgtttgcagccgtagaagaaacgcaggacaaattaaacattctggttttctccgagtgcaatgATGATAGACattatttggacaaaatatagagcatgttaacctccgttgctcagccaaatgccttcctgttacgtcttgttatcacagagttacaggcgattttttttgatggtcacaagtttccttcattagcgtttatttttttgattattaaagagtgtttttcatttaaaggcttgacttcgtgcttattcagtagagcatttagtgctctccccaatcccagatgtttacattgcatgtttgtttgtaatggatgcaacctcCGTCGCTCGAGCACCCACGGAAAACATcaagcacccacgtgtgccagcttacagtcccggctaaatttacattaatttaaaatcaaacatcgcagttaatgttaaattcagcatctctcataatgtgattggctatgttgctgtcaatcccctactccatatactaaccaccaatgagagcgtctctcgtatgaaaattcctgacacttcccacctgaagtaaaccacaggccttttttttgggcaagcctgcattcaaggcaggccttctgttgaagaattttatataaatcctgcgctaacagtaatcctcctaccccccgctaccacagctgtggatagtgtggcatgctcacgctttatgtctccttccaaactaggcctatagcccaaccatttacgtcttcaaaaaataacaacttgccagatatgccttcatatctttgggcttcattcagcattttgttcttccactggaaattactcttctacatttgctgcctgctgcatcctttctgtttgtattgtttagaaaacgtttgacgtcttgagttaatgcattaaacattgtttgctggtaaccagccacaaatagcctacagattcttgcgtgcgtacattctctattctctccaaaatgtgcccgttctataggctggccaagtgcataattctgcggcataaatcagatgtatttgtttattgtacagaaaaataaaaataacctgtcaaacagtcaattgactacattgcagtcaataagtagggcaaattaatatacgaaaccaaaacgtgggtcatagttgtctaagcctctgccgtgaggccaaacccatgaataAAGACGcgattgatatctgcaatagagttTTTTGGCTAAAACAAACTCACAGCCGAACGTTGCAATAAATACATAGACCATCTGGACAAAGTCATCAACAGACAACAATATTCACattgttgtttacctaagtttatcttttgtgcagatcatattatcaaaatcagaatcagccttcttggcctggtttgcgtaaactaacaaggaaccccccccctccatgaaaatcaaaggctacatattctcaactgactcgtcaaaaagtgtgcaccaccttattattatctgcaggtgtgtgacttttacttacgtgcacatggctgcaaattgacttttaatttatgtatgttctgccttgggcattttaaaatatggatgtatggtggttataataataataattattattataataagctttatttgtatagcacctttcatacacagaatgcagctcaaagtgctttacatttgaagcatgtaacacaataatagtcagtcagtcattatcaatcacttttcttcattgctggggcagtttatgatccactcagcaacatatcaaaaatatagaaaataacatgtcataagactggcagccttaaccctttaccccccacaagcacgccatatggcaactgtggcaaggaaaaactcccatattccaggaagaaaccttgagcagaacctgacttaatagggggagcccatctgcttctggctggctgcgccctccaatagcagcagatgtagaataatctgaaaaagtagtctacaggataagatgagttaactaaaagctttcctgtacaggtatgtttagagatcttttttaaaaatattcactgaactcgcctgcttgatgtacagaggcatggtgttccatagtttgggggcataatggataaaagcagcttctccactttgtttgtggagcactttgggtacgattaaaagattccttcctaagtttcctttgtggttgataagatattaaaagctcagagatatatgaaggtgctatgccattcagagctttgtaagtaattaacataacttAACATCAATTccataggaaatagggagccagtgcagttcagccaacacagggtgatgtgttctctcttcttagtcttagttaaaagtctagcccagagttctgtatgagtgccaatttcttagggtgtttttgggaagaccagtgaaaagtgcattgcagtagtctaacctgctagtgataaaggcgtgaattagtttttctgcatcttgttgagttaaaagggccacactttggcaatgtttctcaggtggaaataggctgcctgagtaactttactgatatggggcttaaaacttaactctgcatctaagatgacacgaggcttgttacttttggtttgacctggtgccaagttccccagattactaagaacaatatctcgctttagttttggtccaaccaaaagtacctctgttttgtcatcatttagtttcaaaaatgttttgcttatccactgattaatggaggttaggcatgcagtgagggagcaaaggctatctgggttagttggctccacagaaatatacaattgggtatcatcatgtagctgtggaagtttacattatgctgacttatgacgtttcccaatggaagcatatatagggaaaatagcaggggaccaaggcagctcccctgggccacaccaaaaggcaagtcatgtttttcagacacatgatatcctagactgatataaaaatctctgctagtaatgtaggtttgaaaccagtttagagcattatcagagagaagcacccacttcgcaaggcggtgaattaggatgctatgatcaatggtgtcaaatgccgcactcaaatccagaagaataaggattgagactttgtttgagtcagtagccagtctgagatcattgactatttttactagaaccgtttctgtgctgtgatttgatctaaaacctgattggaattttttaaggatactgttttttgttgaggaaggtatttaactgattacaaacgactttttcaagtactttgctcaggaacggcagatttgatataggcctgtagttgctcaaattggtatggtcaagatttgactttttaagtaaaggtttcacaacagcggttttaaaagcagttggaaatatacctgtttcttatgaggtatttattaccttgagaataaaggagctaagctatcatatactttttgaggaatctagtaggattggatccaaaacacatgttgagaactagatgtaccgcatagcggtacaaaatatgaccgctcagtcctgtacatccgttcatgaaaataaatcacacttcaatttgtctccatattttactccatcccccactcttgaaacttttgtgtatgcttgtttggcatgcctgagtgtgtgtgtgcggctgcacagaaagtaccctactggtgctgaaaaaggtgaatagattgtagaatagccaaagaagatgtagaattgttataaaacctttaaaatctctaaacaatcacaagtagggcagttcatcacagttcatccattgcaactggattgatgaaaggtcacttacacctgtaggctacattgtatttgggaaaagcaaaaggtatcagcataatgttatttatttatttatttttttatgtatttttaaacaaaaacatctctgtcagttccatgccgttttcaacagctatcaaaaacaaaggtcatttttggatggatggattttttgtgaatgtttcttcttctacataagattttagtcatctttagttcatgtaatactttattgtcaatgcacaaattaagtaacagtagtctgaaacgttattgttaatgcacaaattaagtaacagtagcctagtctgaagcgaagtgctgttttacatctaaccagtggtgcaaataactgacatgtccaaatgggccttgatgaaatcgtaagctagactgttcatacacattttaacgggccaaagttgaagagcttttgtccgttattgttagtgcaaatataggctgattcatgttcccttgcattgtttaactgaggtccatggctagtctggctttcatcagaccaagctcaatcttttaaaaaaaaaaaaaaaataaatagcgggcagatcaggctgggttcacccagcctagtccataggcaccgatattgtttaatttttcgattgagatatacacgctctggctattctaaatgcaaaaatgcatcagggagttatgacaaaagcggtaactaacaaactagatcctaatagaaagttgttagcttccctaagctacaggtaggattataaggtaggcctattgacaacataaattgtcaataggctatcctggcgacacaaataaaatctcctttggaaaccaatggcttcgccttacagtatcaagcggacttaaactgtcatatcgtggcgaaaagttgtaataacattcacgcagctccatgagtcaaggaaagcaaatgaagtagccacttctaaatgggacctactacacagtagcttaaggtgttttgctaaaacagccataatgaaatgaaggtgtcattgtttggatacttcacacactgcgtgcttttttaatttcacagactacaactaccaagctgtaatcaaagcacatcgattcccctctcacaccctgcagcacttaaaacaaaataaacaggcgtctcagtctccgcatgtataggcaaaactgcatcagaccggtgtagcgttggtaaatcttccattgcacagaatgattttgtagccgcgtgcaataaatgacagtcgaaagatacaaacagtgctgctatacattttgcttggtataacgcatttatagttttctacaaatgcaataaatcaaatgcctccatcactcaaccaacgcttaacggtaacattacctaggtccttattgatattacaagattagcgtacctgcagtaaaaccaagcatgtccgataaacatcctcagatttatttaggcttcaagaagaaatgggaattacacttcatgtgaacatcgtcctatccttattagatgttaagctgcggtgaaattacagtccttgtatgggcgtccattgtttttccaaccccttttaacttccaacaaaattacgtctcactgcaacgatgcgccatctagtggacaaagcgactacttctcgccaatactgaaaatgcagccatgatgatgatgatgaatatttattttggctttcttttaatcctactgattttcattttttacgggggcaaatcacaaatgagtgattatgagccaggtttatgtgggcccttgagaccaacataccataaaagattcacagagaactgtgtctgccctaccctcctttcgggggtccagtccagcgggggctgcagatgaaagcgaaaaatggcggttccatgctatccatatggggtacatgctcaccaagttttgtgtacccggtctttcagtgtcgggaatccttgttggtgtgcgtcactaaatgtacacataaattattttattgtaaggccccccatgaacgaaagtacacaaaacttggcatgcattcagagggtgtcataatgatcctacacttttaattttgtgcagttttgaccttgtcagccagagatattgagatgaaaacacctaattttatgcttttttaatttttttaactaggtggcgctatacatgaaataagtggtaatgggatgggttgacatgccccttaagaccaacatacaaaaaaaaaggtggacctcctaggcccctacggttctcgagatattcacagaaaactgtctccggccacctacaggccagttggtgtatagtaacataaattaatttattgtgtggcccccatgaacggaattccacaaaacttggcgtgcatacagagggtgtcataatgatcctacacttccaatttcgtgcagttttgactatgttaggtcacagataccttcaattacaccacctcatttttacttttttgtgtttaactaggtggcgctatacatgaaatgagtggttatggaatgcgttgacatggccccttgagatcaacatacaaaaaataatggtcctcctaaaccttacggttctcgagatattcacagaaaactgtgtctgccctaccctcctttcggggtgcagtccagcgatgggggctacagatcaaaacgaaaacgatggttccatgctatccatatggggttacatgcccaccaagttttgtctacccggtctttcagtgtcgggaatcattgacggaaatttggacatgcgaaaaaaaaaaaaaaaaaaaaaaatctgactaaacctatatgaccgcccggcccGGCTGCTGGCAGTAATAATACTTATAttattttgccacctttgtcaTATGACtttatgtgtttattgtagcctacagaaaataaatagcctatcatactgtcagttaattgcctacagtgcagtgaagagtttggagagtgcCAGattagggcaacttgaagttctatgaaaataatttacgaaccagaacataaagaccatgaagcttctgtttcttgcagctgttaaacacccgctagatagtttaaatacccaccaacattcgcttttgcagtacagattatttctaacaGTTATTTGTCTACTGGCTGATTTTATCAAACGGAGTGTTTTCTCGCTCCTCcaaaactacaggtgtttcgtagagagccattgaataagttTATGCCAAGAAATTTaaaaagtaacactttttgtgtcattcagcaaacatctcctcatttaatgtaagttccttctcGACAATAGGCCCACGctctactctacgtgcagttgtcctccatctcagttgcatcagttttctaattttgaaggttctaaaacattattatgcttcactgaatccttctcgttttctttcatttgtccagctaactttcaATTGAACccagccatttatgatggattacacactgacattctgaaatgtcctgcacgatcaaggccaaattattaattatcacgcagccactgtgtcagcagcatcagtgctgacggtgacggcaAGCgcttctgatgtcagattatgtaggctagcctactagactgttctcacgttgcaagcttttacttatatgaagtagcattaatcaatatgaggggcagaggggataaatgttgtcctcCCTgacgataaaaataatttagcagaggtagggatagaaaaccagagggggaaatcctcaccatccccctaCAACCGCACCCtgtgtgttaccaatagcctcccttatagaaattactttgttttttgaagaagtctgcaaaattcttgatcttagagaggatgcctgactgagtgtatcaaaggtgtttgatgcaatagcctatcaatggtagagaacaacaccctagagtttccactgttttaagcaattaccttagaagtggttccttctctcattcgaatagctctattataattggctattttttctttttagaatggcacggtgaacctgtaacttagtttttctccatgttctctcagctttctacatgatcttttttagatcatggatattttcgttcatccaaggtgtcagtttgctacaggcttttttttttgtctttaagggtgccactctgttaaagcagagcctaattcacgattgagagcctctaccatttgatcaatgggatgatgtaaaatatctaaatttatggagtctataagagctatgaactgctgttctgctctaatgtacAAGAGTcatgatttgattgcaatttcgggatgaattttttggagtatgtagtactatattaaaagatacacaataatgatcagacatatttaaatcatttactgataagtctgtgacttctatccctctagaaaaTGACTAGATcggggtgttgccaaggttgtgggtgggtcctgtaacatgcagctttagctctaaactgtccaacacattaaagaacttactggctttagcatcagttgtcttattgacatgaatattaaagtcagccatttacaattatccgatcatagctagtgatgatgagcgacataagttcagaaaaactggtcgagaaagccagtccatagtttagagggctgtataaggttaatagaagtacagctgggtcagccttcagagaggcaatatactcaaaggaagcttaattagccaaagttgactctagtgcagctatatttgtttgagagaatggaggcaattccaccaccctcgctttgccttgtctaattgagtggaagaaattgtAATTTGGGGGGACAAGTTTCAAATAAGAACAGCTTTGCTGTCTGAAGTCatccaggtttcaacaagaaacagaaaatccatttttttttactaataaaaatcattgattgcaaaggtttcgtagtaagtagatagatagatagatagatagatagatagatagatagatactttattgatcccccagggaaattcaaggtctcagcagcatacatacaagacaaacacattcttttaacagcagaagagtaattaaaagtatataatataaaaacacaactaagcagtaaggacagtagaagataaagaatatgctaaatatactaaaatacaaattatactaacacttaatacaatatataaaaatatactaaaaaatacaataacaaaattacaaattatactaacacttaatctaaatcaatttaaaaacagtatccacatagtgtgattaataaatcagaggcgctttgcaaatgactgaggcagggactgagtggatgattctctgtgcatagtaaggtatggtaaggtgctcctaaggtgctctgtgtgaatgagtgtcatggtggtagttcaatggtgatagtggtcatggcggtgatagtgcaaatgagtaagtcaacagtgcaacaatgcagaaataaagtaaaaggaaagtctatatatctatatatttaactatttaagaaaatgtataagtgtggccacagttcgctgtggcatggagggggttatgcatatgtgctaatgtgctaatatagcacgcaaaacagtgaggcataaagacagtggtacaagtggctagtggacagacagtaccaaacatgaggggatgaagaggcagacagactatgcagagaagtctatctctcctcttcccttaagtgaggcattgaagtGCACCTATACGGGCAGCCGcgggcccactggttagcactctggacttgtaaccagagggttgggTTCGAGCCCCACCAGTGGGCTgggcggctgaagtgcctttgagcaaggcacctaaccctcactgctccccgcccgcccgttgtagcaggcagctcactgggcgcttgggattagtgtgtgcttcacctcactgtgtgttcactgtgtgctgtttgtgtttcactaaatcacggttgggttaaatgcagagagaccaaattttctcacgggaagtatatatacttatatttagtaaacccatgttagctgaaaaggCCTCTGgctttgaggaatatgctgaggtaggtttctagttttaaatttgtcttttcttttttactatcgttgggtagaaatcaacgttggaatataactataagcataagtcatgctattgcatgaagcagcttgatctatggtagtagtattgtatgttaccccagaaaacattctcagacccatccacatgtataatgccattcgaatcaatacctggggcgGAATCGTAAtatttttctacagaatgtcaatgcatTTACAataagtgtaaatatcaattagaaacctaaatatatttataattattaacttgcaaaacaaataactggcgtcagtgacgcctttgacatgaagatccccgATAATGCtttactagcattctaccacaggtcgagagaggtgtagttgtaactacacaactcttacgatagtggttgcgaatgtttgttgctactatggttttgggaaacactagcgtagtgtaacgatgcactggactatgtaagttccaaatatgaatgtaatttttCGCGGCataaaagcagatgtatttgtttattgtacagaaaaataaaaatgacatgtcaaagcAGTCAactgactacattgcagtcaagaagtagggcaaattaatttcacAAACCAAAACATGGGTCTAGTTGCCTCTATAGCCGTGAAAGCCTGTTAAAACGCCGCTAGATAGTATTAAACgccaacattgttttctgcagaagcctacccaaggctacagattaattcctgaacagttatttctctactggcttggtatcacaccactgttttgattgcGTGgattgcgttacccccaacactgacaataatggtGACAGAGCCacgacagtggctgaaagtggtactaaaacTTCCGCGCCTTCACACCCGTAATGCGGAggctgaagtggtcatttgaaagtgatgcccactgtatattaaaaacaataccaactagtttggTTTATCTTGATATTAATAACtgtactatgtgtggagagcattcactcaccattgttatctcatttttgatgGAGGCTTTTTGCATCTGAatcctagcctgggtgccagccaaaCTTTGTCCCCCTCAACATTTTgggggaagttcggtctggcattgctccattgtggagcaactatgctgcTTCCAAATCTGGGCGGACttaatcaaatcgggctttatagggaaaacagcgtgttgCATTGTAACAAGTTGTTCCCTCGTTattttgaaatctctgattgaccacctgttcaaAGGGATTTacacagcctttcccagctgttttataacatgtttgtagtaTATCAGAATtattcaacagaattattttttaaaaccgagggatataggctatcagttttttcctaatagccctCTACCTACTATGTATCACTATGTTtagctaatgagtgttgtaagCGACATATTGACGGGCACAATAAttttacaaaagaccaaaaaacaatgttaaggcatttgtggagaagaaggatggttcgtggtgtttcttcctacacctccacggtaagctattttgttgctctgattggttaggtctatcaattgagtgcagaggcatccCCTTGTCggttgaaacacaccccataattacatcccaatggagcagtatcagactcatattctgactagaattgagtatgaaaAGAAATGGCTCGCGATCAGGCTATCTCAACTTTTCATGACATAATAATTGTgggaaattaataaataaacgtTTTTGTTGCATTGAGAGCCCAGGGGGCTGGATCTGTACGGACGGGTGATTGATGGGCTCAAGAGAAATGTTGTCAGTTCTATCTTCTCGAACCATGACACCAAGATCGTGGATGTTTATTTCACAATTTTGGTTCATGTATCGTAACAGTCTCATTCACAGCACACCCTCTTTAGATATACTCACCCTGGACAGAAAGTGTGTATTCtcattcacagcacaccactctTTAGATATACTCACCCTGGACAGAAAGTGTATTCACCAACAGACCATATTTCTTTCCCCTCAACATCCTTCTCAGCTGTGTAGAGCCCAGAGTCGTTCTTCTGCAGGTTCTTCAGCAGCAGAGAGTGGGAGTTATTATCAAACTCCACTCTGCCTTTGTAGGGACTTCTCACATCTGCATccttgtatt includes the following:
- the LOC125290230 gene encoding uncharacterized protein LOC125290230, which encodes SAAGPELFVLVGGSVTLEATGHEDKTGFKSITWRFNKKTVVTTCRRTTLGSTQLRRMLRGKKYGLLVNTLSVQEPAAAPTLTVVSNWSSSDSCSVTLNCTGLNVSLISSCNGTFCSQEEGVTSLSISLNHNAVSCNHSNPVSWSQTTMDLKPLCPLYRGGDQIDINRRTTGKKTIGVILGIIGGVVAIISIVVGIVCWKRKMRGKKNSLQLFCPYAAVY